The Streptomyces lienomycini sequence AGCTGGTCGAGCTCGTGAACGACGGGAGTTTCCACCTCGTCGTCGACATGGAGGGCGTGGACTTCCTCGACTCCACAGGGCTCGGCGTGCTGGTCGGCGGACTGAAGCGGGTGCGTGCCCATGAGGGCTCGCTGCGCCTGGTCTGCAACCAGGAGCGCATTCTCAAGATCTTCCGTATCACCAGCCTCACCAAGGTGTTCCCCATTCACACCTCGGTCGAGGAAGCGGTGGCGGCCACCGACTGACGACCGGTTCCGGGCCCTCGCGGCCCGGAACGGCAAGAACGAGGGGGGTCCGGGCTGTCGGCGGTCCGGACCCTCGAAAGCACGCCCGTAGTTCCGAGGGGGATGCATGGCCACCGTCGAACTCCGCTTCAGCGCGCTGCCCGAACACGTCCGCACCGCCCGTCTGGTGGCGGCCGCGGTGGCACGCAGGGCCGGAGTGGACGAGGCCGTCCTCGACGAGGTCAGGCTCGCCGTTGGCGAGGCCTGCACCCGGGCCGTGGGCCTGCATCAGCACGTCGGCATCACCGCGCCGGTCAAGGTGTCGCTGATCGAGGAGGAGAAGCAGTTCTCCATCGAGGTCGGTGACGAGGCGCCGCACGCGGTGCCCGGGGTGAAGACCCCGGGCGGCGCCGCCGACGACCTGGAGGCCGAGGAGGACGAGATGGGCCTCGCGGTCATCAGTGGACTCGTCGACGACGTGGAGGTCACGGCCGGTGAGGACGGCGGACTGATCCGCATGACCTGGCCGACCGCGCCCGCGGTGCTGCCGCCGATCTGATCCCCGCGTCACCCCCTGTGTCACCCAGAGGGCCCCACCTGGTGGGGCCCTTTGTCGTGCTCGGACTTACATTGATGCCGTGCGGACGCCAAGTGAATTCATTCACGATCAATCCCTGGAGAATCTCGCCCGGAGGATCGATCACCGAGCTGTCATGAAACGGATCACCGGCGGATCGGGGAATTAATGCCGGAGGGGCATTACTACTTCCGGCCCCCTTGTGGTTGACAGGGTAATTCCTTTTGTCGTGCACTGTTTTGATCGGCTTCCGGTACCTACAATCCCGTCCACATCTTGAGCTCAGCCCAAGCGTCAAGGAGGACGAATGGCGGAGCTTCCTACCTCTCATCTCGCAGCCGCCGTACTGACCGACGGGAACCGCGTCCTGGTCGTGGTCATCGCGGTAGTCGCGCTGGCCGCCCTGGTCCTCGCGGGCATCCTCGTGCGCCAGGTGCTCGCGGCGGGCGAGGGGACCGACAGCATGAAGAAGATCGCGGCGGCCGTCCAGGAAGGCGCGAACGCCTATCTGGCCCGGCAACTGCGCACGCTCGGCGTATTCGCCGTCGTCGTGTTCTTTCTGCTCCTGCTGCTGCCCGCGGACGACTGGAATCAACGTGCCGGACGTTCGATCTTCTTCCTGATCGGAGCGGCGTTCTCGGCGGCCACCGGCTATATCGGCATGTGGCTCGCCGTACGCAGCAATGTGCGCGTCGCCGCGGCGGCGCGGGAAGCGACACCGGCCCCCGGCGAACCGGAAAGGGATCTCACTCTCGTCTCGCACAAAGCGACGAAGATCGCGTTTCGCACGGGCGGTGTCGTCGGCATGTTCACGGTGGGGCTCGGCCTGCTGGGCGCCTGCTGCGTGGTGCTGGTGTACGCGGCCGACGCGCCGAAGGTCCTGGAGGGCTTCGGCCTCGGCGCGGCGCTGATCGCGATGTTCATGCGCGTCGGCGGTGGCATCTTCACCAAGGCCGCCGACGTCGGCGCCGACCTGGTCGGTAAGGTCGAGCAGGGCATTCCGGAGGACGATCCGCGCAATGCCGCGACCATCGCCGACAACGTGGGCGACAACGTCGGCGACTGCGCGGGCATGGCCGCCGACCTCTTCGAGTCGTACGCCGTCACCCTGGTGGCCGCGCTGATCCTCGGCAAGGTGGCCTTCGGCGACTCCGGGCTGGCGTTCCCGCTGCTGGTCCCGGCGATCGGCGTGCTCACCGCCATGATCGGCATCTTCGCGGTGGCGCCCCGGCGCTCCGACCGCAGCGGCATGAGCGCGATCAACCGGGGCTTCTTCATCTCCGCGGTGATCTCGCTGGTGCTGGTGGCGGTCGCCGTCTTCGTCTACCTGCCCGGCACGTACGCCGACCTCGACGGCGTCACCGACGCGGCGATCGCGGGCAAGGGCGGCGACCCGCGGATCCTCGCGCTGGTCGCCGTCGCGATCGGCATCGTGCTCGCCGCCCTGATCCAGCAGCTCACCGGCTACTTCACCGAGACCACCCGGCGCCCCGTCAAGGACATCGGCAAGAGCTCGCTCACCGGCCCCGCCACCGTCGTCCTCGCCGGGATCTCGCTCGGCCTGGAATCGGCCGTCTACACCGCCCTGCTGATCGGCCTCGGCGTCTACGGGGCCTTCCTGCTCGGCGGCACGTCGATCATGCTGGCGCTGTTCGCGGTGGCGCTGGCCGGCACCGGCCTGCTCACCACGGTCGGCGTGATCGTCGCCATGGACACCTTCGGACCGGTCTCCGACAACGCACAGGGCATCGCCGAGATGTCCGGCGACGTCGAGGGCGCCGGCGCCCAGGTGCTCACCGACCTGGACGCGGTCGGCAACACCACCAAGGCCATCACCAAGGGCATCGCCATCGCCACCGCCGTCCTCGCAGCGGCGGCCCTGTTCGGGTCGTACCGCGACGCCATCACCACCGGCGCGGCGGACGTGGGCGAGAAACTCAGCGGCGAGGGCGCTCCGATGAACCTGATGATGGACATCTCGCAGCCCAACAACCTCGTCGGGCTCATCGCCGGCGCGGCGGTCGTCTTCCTCTTCTCGGGACTGGCGATCAACGCGGTGTCGCGGTCGGCGGGTGCGGTGGTCCACGAGGTGCGGCGACAGTTCCGGGAACGGCCCGGGATCATGGACTACAGCGAGAAACCCGAGTACGGCAAGGTCGTCGACATCTGCACCAGGGACGCCCTGCGGGAACTCGCCACACCCGGACTGCTCGCCGTGATGGCACCCATCTTCATCGGGTTCACGCTCGGCGTCGGCGCACTCGGCGCGTTCCTCGCGGGCGCGATCGGCTCGGGCACGCTCATGGCGGTGTTCCTCGCCAACTCCGGCGGCTCCTGGGACAACGCCAAGAAACTCGTCGAGGACGGCCACCACGGCGGCAAGGGCAGCGAGGCCCACGCCGCCACCGTCATCGGCGACACCGTCGGCGACCCCTTCAAGGACACCGCGGGCCCGGCCATCAACCCGCTGCTGAAGGTCATGAACCTGGTCGCGCTGCTCATCGCGCCCGCGGTCATCAAGTTCTCCTACGGCGCCGACAAGAGCGTCGCGGTACGGGTCCTGATCGCCGTGGTCGCGTTCCTCGTCATCGCGGCGGCCGTCTACGTCTCCAAGCGGCGCGGGATCGCCATGGGCGACGAGGACGACGCCGACCAGGAGCCCAAGTCGGCCGATCCCGCCGTGGTTTCGTAGCCGCAGCCCTCGAAACCACCGCACGGAGTCCCAGGAGGCGCTGCTCAAAGGGCGGGCAGACGGCGCGTGTTGACGCGCCGTCCGCCCGCTTCGCGCGGGCGCGCGCCCCGCACCGTGAGCCTTCTCTCTCTTGGTGCAAATGGCTTCAATACGGTCTTAACGGATGTTCGTCCGGTGAGTGTCCCCCATCCGGCGTGTATGTTCCGGGGCCGAGAGCCATGGAAGGGACCAATCCGGTGAACAAGAAGCTCGCTGCCGCACTGTCCGGCGGTGCGGTACTGGTACTGGCGCTGACGGGATGCGGCAGCGGCGACGACAACGAGAAGCTGGACTCCTGGGCGAAGCAGGTCTGCGACGGAGTGCAGCCGCAGGCCAAGAAGATCGAGGCGGCCAACGCGGCGATCCAGAAGGAGACCTCGGACAACAGCACGCCGGCAGACGTCCAGAAGACCGACGCGAAGGCGTTCCAGGACATGTCCGACGCCTACAAGGCGATGGGCGCCACCGTCCAGAAGGCCGGCGCGCCGGACGTCGACGAGGGCGAGAAGAAGCAGAAGGACGCGGTCACCGAGCTGAACTCCCTCTCCTCGTCGTACGCCTCCCTGCGCAAGCAGGTGGAGGCGCTCGACACCAAGAACCAGGCCAAGTTCGCCGACGGCCTCAAGGACATCGCCACCGAGCTGAACAAGCTCAGCAAGAGCGGCAGTGACGCGCTGAAGACCCTGGAGGAGGGCGACGTCGGCAAGGCGATGGCCAAGCAGGAGAGCTGCAAGTCGGCCTCGGTGACGCCGTCGGCCACGACCGGCTGACCCCTGCCACGGGGACGCGGGGCGGGGGCCGCGGGGCCACAATGGGGGCGTGAGTAACGCCAGTCTGTCCCCCCTGCCCTCCGCCGACCGCCCCGACGTCACCGCCCGGCTGCGGGACGCCCTGCTCGGGGCGTCCTTCACCGCCGACGGACTGCTGGAGCTGCTCGGCGCCCCCGCCTACGCGGCGCTGTCGCGCAGCGAGACCGTGCCCGCGCTCCGGGCCACGCGCGGCGACACGCCGCTCGAACTGCTCGTACGGCTGTTCCTGCTTCAGCAACCCGTGCTCCACGCGCGCGTGGCGGACGTCCTGCCCGTCGACGTCTGCCTGGAGAGCGGTTGGCTCGACCGCGCGGGCGACGACGAGGTGGCCGCCACCGTGGACGTCCGGCCCTACGGCGGGCCCGGCGGTGAGGACTGGTTCATCGTCTCCGACCTGGGATGCGCGGTCGGCGGCGCCTCAGGCATCGGCAACCACGCCGAGGGCGTCGTCCTCGGCGTCGGCGGCGCCTCCACGACCCTCGCGGGCCTCACCGTCCGTACGCCCGTCTCCGCCGCCCTCGACCTGGGCACCGGTTCCGGCATCCAGGCGCTGCACGCCGCCGCGCACGCCACGCGCGTGACCGCCACCGACGTGAACCCGCGCGCGCTGCACATCA is a genomic window containing:
- a CDS encoding small secreted protein — protein: MEGTNPVNKKLAAALSGGAVLVLALTGCGSGDDNEKLDSWAKQVCDGVQPQAKKIEAANAAIQKETSDNSTPADVQKTDAKAFQDMSDAYKAMGATVQKAGAPDVDEGEKKQKDAVTELNSLSSSYASLRKQVEALDTKNQAKFADGLKDIATELNKLSKSGSDALKTLEEGDVGKAMAKQESCKSASVTPSATTG
- a CDS encoding ATP-binding protein, translated to MATVELRFSALPEHVRTARLVAAAVARRAGVDEAVLDEVRLAVGEACTRAVGLHQHVGITAPVKVSLIEEEKQFSIEVGDEAPHAVPGVKTPGGAADDLEAEEDEMGLAVISGLVDDVEVTAGEDGGLIRMTWPTAPAVLPPI
- a CDS encoding sodium-translocating pyrophosphatase, which gives rise to MAELPTSHLAAAVLTDGNRVLVVVIAVVALAALVLAGILVRQVLAAGEGTDSMKKIAAAVQEGANAYLARQLRTLGVFAVVVFFLLLLLPADDWNQRAGRSIFFLIGAAFSAATGYIGMWLAVRSNVRVAAAAREATPAPGEPERDLTLVSHKATKIAFRTGGVVGMFTVGLGLLGACCVVLVYAADAPKVLEGFGLGAALIAMFMRVGGGIFTKAADVGADLVGKVEQGIPEDDPRNAATIADNVGDNVGDCAGMAADLFESYAVTLVAALILGKVAFGDSGLAFPLLVPAIGVLTAMIGIFAVAPRRSDRSGMSAINRGFFISAVISLVLVAVAVFVYLPGTYADLDGVTDAAIAGKGGDPRILALVAVAIGIVLAALIQQLTGYFTETTRRPVKDIGKSSLTGPATVVLAGISLGLESAVYTALLIGLGVYGAFLLGGTSIMLALFAVALAGTGLLTTVGVIVAMDTFGPVSDNAQGIAEMSGDVEGAGAQVLTDLDAVGNTTKAITKGIAIATAVLAAAALFGSYRDAITTGAADVGEKLSGEGAPMNLMMDISQPNNLVGLIAGAAVVFLFSGLAINAVSRSAGAVVHEVRRQFRERPGIMDYSEKPEYGKVVDICTRDALRELATPGLLAVMAPIFIGFTLGVGALGAFLAGAIGSGTLMAVFLANSGGSWDNAKKLVEDGHHGGKGSEAHAATVIGDTVGDPFKDTAGPAINPLLKVMNLVALLIAPAVIKFSYGADKSVAVRVLIAVVAFLVIAAAVYVSKRRGIAMGDEDDADQEPKSADPAVVS
- the bldG gene encoding anti-sigma factor antagonist BldG, encoding MDLSLSTRTVGDRTVVEVGGEIDVYTAPKLREQLVELVNDGSFHLVVDMEGVDFLDSTGLGVLVGGLKRVRAHEGSLRLVCNQERILKIFRITSLTKVFPIHTSVEEAVAATD